One window of Nymphaea colorata isolate Beijing-Zhang1983 chromosome 1, ASM883128v2, whole genome shotgun sequence genomic DNA carries:
- the LOC116248818 gene encoding 60S ribosomal protein L30 — MASTKKAKKTHESINNRLALVMKSGKYTLGYKTVLRSLRSSKAKLIIIANNCPPLRKSEIEYYAMLAKVGVHHFNGNNVDLGTACGKYFRVCCLGITDPGDSDIIKSIPGEQ; from the exons ATGGCGTCCACCAAGAAGGct AAGAAGACTCACGAGAGCATCAACAATCGACTCGCTCTCGTAATGAAGAGCGGGAAGTACACTCTCGGCTACAAGACCGTCCTGAGATCTCTCAGAAGCTCCAAAG CAAAATTGATAATCATTGCAAACAACTGCCCGCCTCTCAGGAAGTCTGAGATCGAGTATTATGCCATGCTCGCAAAAGTTGGAGTACACCATTTCAACGGGA aTAACGTGGACTTGGGTACTGCATGTGGTAAATACTTTCGAGTATGTTGTCTCGGCATTACAGATCCGG GCGATTCTGATATCATTAAAAGCATTCCTGGCGAGCAGTGA